In Caldivirga sp., the genomic window CCTGGCGTCGAGAGACTGAGGAGACTTGAATCAGCTAGGGTTAAGGGGACCTCAGGCTGGTTACTCAGCATGTTTAAGGGTATTGCATACAACATGCCCTTCATTAATGACCTTCACCCATTCTACAGGGAGCTGATTGGAATCATAATTAGTATTGATGAGTACAAGCACTCACTGGGTAAGCTTACTAATTCAAGCAGGGCTATAAACAGTATAAGTAGGGATGCATTAAGAATGATTAAGGTTGCTCAAGACAAGGATGAGATTATTAAGGCTAGGAGAATGTATGTATCGAGGATCATTGATCTGATAAATGACCTAGGGCCCGAGTTAAGAACACTGAAGGAGGCGGCAATTAAGATGAGTAGGTTACCTTCAATAAGTGTTGAGAAGCCTACAATTGTCGTTTCAGGAATGCCCAATACTGGTAAGAGTAGCTTAGTGGCCTGTGTCTCAACAAAGAAGCCTGAAATAGCTGATTACCCGTTCACAACGAAGCAGATCATAATAGGTCATGTTAAGGTGTACGGCATTTACGCTGTTCAGGTAATTGACACCCCAGGGTTATTGGATAGGCCACTTAGTGAAAGGAATAAGATTGAGCTTCAGGCTATTTTGGCATTAAGGCATTTGGCTGATTCAATAGTATTCATGGTTGACCCAACTCAACATAGTGGTTACACGCTTAATCAACAGTTAAACCTACTTAAGGAGGTGAGCCAAAGCTTTAAGGCTAATGTAGTGGTTGCAATCAATAAGGTTGACTTAGCCTCTGAGGAAGAAGTTAAGACTGTTGAAGACACTTTAAGAAGCCTAGGATTCCCCTACAGGTTAACATCCGCCTTAAAATGCACCGGCACTAGGGAGTTAGTTGATGAATTGATTAATGGCCCATTAAGAAGTAAACTCATTGACTACTTAAGGATAACTCACGAGAGGGCTCTTAGTCCTGAACCTAAGTGAAGTACTCTAATTCCACAAAATTGTTTATAAACACCGGCTTCCTGAACGCATATGCAACAGACACCGCATCCATTAACGTACAAGTTCGTTAGGTACTGCGTTAATAAGGCATACTCAAAGTTAATAGCGGGATTTAAGGAGAACGACGCTAATATACTCTACTCCATTGAAACTATAGTTAATGAACTTAGGAACGCTGAGGGTGGTTTCAAGAGTATTAATGATGTTGTTAATTTCCTGACAGGTGACTTTCTATCAGAGTATAGGAGGGCTATAAGCACGTTGAAGAGCGATTTAACAACTCAATTGTTTAAGGATATTTTAAACAACTGCATGGATCTTGATGAGGTTAAGGGTAATGTTGAATTAGTAAACGTAATAAAGAACGTAATGGAGAAGATGGCTTCAATTAAACCTGAGGAGAAACTGGCTGAGGAGGTTAATGCAACCTCCTAATCTAAGGTATGATGCATACTCCTAGGCGTAACTGTAGTATTCATTAACTAAGTGGGTTTATTTCAAGAACGGTCTTAATGTCATCATGAGTCCAGGAGTAGGCTTCCTGGTAATTATCGAGAGTTGCCCTCTTGGTGATTAACCTGTTAAGCCAGTCACCAAACTTGCTCTTCGCATCGGCCATATGCCTTAAGCCTAATTCAAAGTGCCTAACATTAGCGTTAACAGACCCAACCAGGATCTTATTATTAAGCACCGAATCCGTCAATACACCACCTAGGTCACTAATAACCCCACCAGGTGGGTAAACCCCAAGGAGCACCATTACTCCATTTGGGGCTAAATGCCTTAAACCATCCACTGTGACTTGAGGAGAGCCGGTTGCCTCCACTACAAGGTCAAAGAAGCCCTCAATACTGCTTAAGGCGGCATCAACATAAACTCCCCCTAGTTCCCTAACTAACCTGGCCTTGAGACTATCAGGTGGCCTGGTAGCTACCGTGGTTGTTGAAAGGCCCATTAACCTAAGCACCATTGTTGAAAGTAGGCCTATTGGCCCTGCCCCAAGTATTAGCGCATTTTTAGGCTTCCACTCAAACCTTGAACCACCTATGCTGAGTGCCACATCAATACCCTTCTCAACTACACTTAATGGTTCCGTTAAGACAGCCACATCAATTAACTCCTTCGGAACCTTAACAAGATACTTAGCATCAGTCACTGAGTATTCAGCCGCATGACCATGAAGCCCCCAAATGCCGTGTTCCACGTAATGACCCATTGGGCAGTAATCCACTGGTAAGTCGCAGTTAACGGGCCTCCTGACAGTTGGCACCACAACGTCACCAACGGAAACATTATCCACACCATCCCCAAGCTCCTCTACGAGCGCCAAAGCCTCATGGCCAAGTATTAAGTATTGACTACCAGGTGGTGCCTTGCCATACTTACCCTCAATTATTTCCTTATCCGTACCACATATGCCAACTCTAATTGGCTTAAGGAGTACTTGACCATGATTAGGCTTAGGTTTATCAACATTCCTTAACCTTAGGGATTCAGGAACCCCTGGAATAACTGTAACAGCCTTCATTACAGGCTAGAGACCTCATAGTTAATTAATTTTACTGCAACATTTAATTTCTCAACTTTAAGATAACTACAAATACTTATGAATCAACTGATCCCCCATATAAAAATCTTCAGGAACATTAGGTACACTCTATGAATTACCTAAGCTTATTAGGCTTAAGTTAGTTAGGGGAATTATATGAGAGAGGAAGTTTATAAGTGGCTTCAGCAGGCATTTGATGACTTAGCCACAGCCAAGGACATGGTGGCCACTGGTCACTACTATGCAGCAGCCTTTTGGGCCCAGCAGTCCGCCGATAAGGCTTTAAAGGCTCTTGCACTTAGTCTGGGTAAAGTATTGAGGACTCATGATTTAAGTGAAATATTGAACACCATTCATGAGGAATCTGGGTTACCTATTGATGATGTTAAGCAAGATGCTAATAAGTTAACTATTCATTATGTAGTTTCAAGGTATCCTAATGCCGCTAATGCCATACCTTCAAGGATTTACAGCAGGGATGATGCTGAGGATTTGGTTAGGAGGGCTGAGAAGGTGATTCAATGGGTAAGGCAAAATCTGCGCTAGAAAGCCAAAGGGAGATGCTGAGAAGGGTTATGGAATTTATAAGTGATGTGGCTAAGGAGATTAATATTGAGGGTGTCTTCATAGTTGGTTCAAGAGCCAGAGGGGATTACTTGGAGACAAGTGACATAGATGTTGTCATAGTGTCCAGTGACTTTAGGAGAATGAACTACGTTGAAAGGCTGAAGAAGCTAAGCCAATACAGGAGACCTGGAATAGACCCCTTCCCCTACACCCCTGAGGAGTGGGAAAATCCACAAATACTCTACTTGGTTCAAATGAAGAATGAGGCTAAGAGATTAGAGGACCTAATGGACACTTACTTAATGTATTAATGATAATTAGGCTCATCCTAATGTAGAAGCTTGGAGGCAGCCCATTACTTCACGTAAATATTCTAACCAACCTTAAAGAGGTAGGGTTACTGGCTACTTTACTGTGAACTCACGGTATTGAACCTTCGAAGGGTGGTGGTTCATCAATTCCCCCTTCACCTTTAAGAACAGCCTCAAGTACCTTTATTGAGTTTAACCTTGACAACATCCTATTATTGTTACCGCAGTACGGTGAGTAAACGCACCTTGGGCACCCATCCCTGCAGTTGCATGAAGTCACTATACTATATGCTACATCAATAACCTTATCAATCCTCTCCATGAGAAGCTTAGTGACTCCTGAACCCCCTGGGTAAGAGTCGTAAATCACAATGTGACCTGTGGGGTAAGAGACACCACCCATGTCCGTTGGTGCTGCATTAACTATAACTTCACCCGCTGATATTAGAACATGCTCAGTTGCGTGATAAGCCTTACCCTTCTCCATGAAGTCCCTTAACTCCACTGATGAGAAGTTCACTGGAGGCATATTGAGTAGTATACCCTTTGTCCTGAACCTGTACCTTATTGGTTCACTTAACCTGTACTCGCCAAGAGTCTCATTACTGCTCATCCTCTTAACAACGTATCCGTAGACCTCCTCCTCAATGTCTAGAATAGCGTACCTTATTGGAATACCCTTATACCTTGATTCCTCAATAACACTGACTACAGTTGGGTTACTATTGTACAGCGCCTTAGTTATTAATTCACCTGAATCCTCAGGAACAACTATGGCTCTCCTATGCTTCACGTCTAGTTCAAGAACCTTATACGTTGAACCACCATGCATATATATGGCTCCGGGGTAGAGTTCCCTAATGGCCATGGGCATCTCCCTATACCCAACTAACCCACCTCCCTTACGCCTAATTACGACAACATCACCATTACCTCTAATCACGTTGAACGAATTGACTGTTCTTAAGCCATCTACGGTTAGGAAAACCCTATCACCCCTAATGGAAACTAACCCTTCATTAACCAGTTTAACTATGAGGCCTCTTAAGTAGTCATCAAGTTCACTCAACTTGACGGCGGTTTCCTTAACCATGGCTAATAAGTGCCTTACAGCCACTTCATCATTATTGGGTTCCATGAACATTGGCTCAGGTGACCTATTGTAGAATTCCTCAGGGTGATTAGCGTAGTAAGTGCTCATTGGGTCATCCCCAAGCACCTGAATTACGTAAGCCCTCTGACCCCTTCTACCAACTCTCCCAGCCCTTTGAAGGTACTTTATGAAGCTAGGTGGATTAGTGGCCATTACTGCGAAGTCTGCGTCACCAATGTCAATACCCAGCTCCAGCGTTGGTGTAGCTAACACAACCTGTAGTTCACCGGATTTAAACGAATCCTCAACCCTCCTCCTCTCATCAGGCCTTAACCCAGCCCTATGAACAGCCACCTTACTGCCAATACCCATGGTGTTAACCATCCTCTTAATAACCTCCACCATCCAATGACTATCAGCAAAGACTATGCACTTCCTACCTAATTCAACACATAGCTTAACTAGGTTAGTAACCTCCTGCAGTTTCCCCCTCCTAATTGGCCTAAGCATTACGTGAACTAACTCGCCCCTTACCCCTCTAATACCCTCAATGTGAACCACCTCTGAGTTAATTAGGTTACTGAAGTACTGCATTGGGTTACCTATAGTCGCCGAGGCAGCAGCAAACTTAACTCCTGGGTTAAGGTTCTTAATTCTTCTAATCAAGTAATGCATGTGTGATCCCAGTACGCCATTATACACGTGAACCTCATCTATAGTGATGTAATCCACCGTTGACATGAACCTCCTGAACGCTGGGACGTGAAGCATAGCCGTATTCAACATGTCTGGGTTAGTTAAAACTAGGGAGTATTCACCATTATAAACCCCCCTCCTAACCTCCATTGGGGAATCAGCATCATATGTCGCAACTCTTAATCCTAATGGTTCAGCCAGGGACCTAAACCTGGATTCTTGATCCCTAGCCAGGGCCTTAGTTGGGTAAATCACAACCTCTCTCCTATGGTTAAGAGCCCTAGCCATTATGGGTATTAGGAATGCCTCAGTCTTACCTGTACCAGTACCTGACGTTACTATTGTGTTCTTCCCCTCAGTTATGCTTATGTATGCCTTATACTGGTATTCATAGAGCCTACCTATGCCCATAGCCTTAAGGGTATTGGCTAATTCAGCGGGCTTCACGTAGTCAACATCAATACTTGGCTCCACCCTATCCCCATTCTCGACGTTCGCGTATATGATCTGGTGGCCGTTATCAGCCAGTAACCTAGATAGGACATTATCACTCCTCGCTAATTCAATTATTGCTAACCTCCTGGACCTCAAATTAACCCCCACTTATGTTCAAAAAAGATTAAAACCTGTTTAATAAGCCTTAGGGATAAGGGAAGACTTAGATGACCTCTTAACCAGTGGCACAAGCCTATTAATAATGTTAGGAGGCACCTTATACACTGATGCTGCTATTTCATGAATAAGCCTATTGTTTGGTGCACACTTCTCAAGACCTAGCCTTATGCAGTAGGCGTATTTCTCAATCCTAATCTCGTTCTGGTTACTGAAGCGGCCTAGGGCAATGCCTTCAGCAATCTTAGTGGCTATGTAGAATTTAACGTAGTTAACGAGCCTCTGCCTAAGTGGCTCAAAGGTCTCGTAAAACACTCTATAGGTTCTTGAAATATCATCCTCAGGCATGAATCCTAGGACTGAACCAGTGTACACTAGCCTATAAACCCTGAAAACCTTCTCCTCAAGTGAATCGCCGAGAACCTGATTATCCTCTATTAGGTTCCTTAACGCTATCTTTGACTCATCACCATTATAATTCTTAATAATGCCATATGCCTCATCTGAAATTAACTCCACTTTAAATATTGAGCCGTAGTTCTCTTTAACTTCACGTTGGGTCACAAGCCCCATTCCATAGACCCCAACAACGTACACTGTAGCTAATTCCTTATCGTAAATGTCGATCTTACTTAGCCCTCTGAATGGCTCAATATCGTGTTCATCATAGTATTTCGTCAATAAGTTAACTAACTCACCCCTTGATACTATTTCCCCTCTAAGCACCTTATCCCAAAGCTCTACAGCAACGTTAACCCTCTCTTTATACAAGTCCTTAACCTCAACCATACTCCCCACTTCCTCCTGTACTAGGGGCTATAGGGGTAAGGCTTAATAAAACTGCCGCAGCTGGCGTATCTCATTCTTAATCAATTTAGTTCAATCTTGTCGTTAAGTTTATAAAGACTAAGACTATATAGGTTTCGGTGAGTTTGTATTGAAGGGACGATACGCAGAGCCTGCATAATAGGCGCCAGTGGTGTCATAGGCGGTGAATTACTTAGACTACTGCTTGATCATGGTAACGTTGAGGTTGTTTGCGCAACATCAAGAAGATTCGCGGGTGAATTCATCTATAGGATTCACCCAAACCTCAGGGGGTTCACTAACCTAAAGTTCACTCAACCCAGTATTGACGCTGTGCTTAAGAATGAGGCTGACGTAGTCTTCCTAGCCCTACCCCATGGTGAGTCAGTTAAATGGGTTCCTAAGGTTGTTGAAAGCGGCTTATTGGCCATAGACTTAAGCGCGGACTTCAGGTTAAAGAACCCTGATGACTACGTTAAGTGGTATCACTGGCCTCAACCACACCCATACCCTGATTTACTTAAGGCTGCTGCCTATGGTTTACCTGAACTGCACAGGGATGAGATTAAGGGCTCCAGGATAATTGCCGTACCTGGATGCATGGCCACAGCCTCAATAGTTTCACTTGCACCCCTGGTTAAGGGGCATTTAATCAATAGTGACTTCATAGTTGTTGACGCTAAAATAGCCAGTAGTGGTGCAGGGGCGGAGGGAACAGTGCTTGATTTCCATTGGCATAGGACACACGTGGTTAGGCCATATCAACCAGTTGGCCATAGGCACACGGCTGAAATAGAACAGGAATTAAGCCTATTGGCTGGAAGTCAAGTTAACGTTGCATTCACTCCACATGCGGTTGACATGGTTAGGGGGATTTTCGTAACTGGGCATGCTAAGCTGAGTGGTAGCCTTAATGAACCTGACTTGTGGAAGGCGTACAGGGGCATGTATGGTAATGAGAAGTTCATACGCATAGTTAAGGATAAGGCTGGCCTAGCCCATTACCCAAGTGTTAAGTATGTTGTGGGAACTAATATGATTGATGTTGGGTTTGAACTAGACCAGAGGCTTAATCGTGTTGTCGTATTCTCAGCAATAGA contains:
- a CDS encoding GTPase translates to MNFKSTLPYIPSAEEAVRQFINRYKAIEARSPTSLPGVERLRRLESARVKGTSGWLLSMFKGIAYNMPFINDLHPFYRELIGIIISIDEYKHSLGKLTNSSRAINSISRDALRMIKVAQDKDEIIKARRMYVSRIIDLINDLGPELRTLKEAAIKMSRLPSISVEKPTIVVSGMPNTGKSSLVACVSTKKPEIADYPFTTKQIIIGHVKVYGIYAVQVIDTPGLLDRPLSERNKIELQAILALRHLADSIVFMVDPTQHSGYTLNQQLNLLKEVSQSFKANVVVAINKVDLASEEEVKTVEDTLRSLGFPYRLTSALKCTGTRELVDELINGPLRSKLIDYLRITHERALSPEPK
- a CDS encoding glucose 1-dehydrogenase; the encoded protein is MKAVTVIPGVPESLRLRNVDKPKPNHGQVLLKPIRVGICGTDKEIIEGKYGKAPPGSQYLILGHEALALVEELGDGVDNVSVGDVVVPTVRRPVNCDLPVDYCPMGHYVEHGIWGLHGHAAEYSVTDAKYLVKVPKELIDVAVLTEPLSVVEKGIDVALSIGGSRFEWKPKNALILGAGPIGLLSTMVLRLMGLSTTTVATRPPDSLKARLVRELGGVYVDAALSSIEGFFDLVVEATGSPQVTVDGLRHLAPNGVMVLLGVYPPGGVISDLGGVLTDSVLNNKILVGSVNANVRHFELGLRHMADAKSKFGDWLNRLITKRATLDNYQEAYSWTHDDIKTVLEINPLS
- a CDS encoding HEPN domain-containing protein is translated as MREEVYKWLQQAFDDLATAKDMVATGHYYAAAFWAQQSADKALKALALSLGKVLRTHDLSEILNTIHEESGLPIDDVKQDANKLTIHYVVSRYPNAANAIPSRIYSRDDAEDLVRRAEKVIQWVRQNLR
- a CDS encoding nucleotidyltransferase domain-containing protein, giving the protein MGKAKSALESQREMLRRVMEFISDVAKEINIEGVFIVGSRARGDYLETSDIDVVIVSSDFRRMNYVERLKKLSQYRRPGIDPFPYTPEEWENPQILYLVQMKNEAKRLEDLMDTYLMY
- a CDS encoding DEAD/DEAH box helicase; this translates as MGVNLRSRRLAIIELARSDNVLSRLLADNGHQIIYANVENGDRVEPSIDVDYVKPAELANTLKAMGIGRLYEYQYKAYISITEGKNTIVTSGTGTGKTEAFLIPIMARALNHRREVVIYPTKALARDQESRFRSLAEPLGLRVATYDADSPMEVRRGVYNGEYSLVLTNPDMLNTAMLHVPAFRRFMSTVDYITIDEVHVYNGVLGSHMHYLIRRIKNLNPGVKFAAASATIGNPMQYFSNLINSEVVHIEGIRGVRGELVHVMLRPIRRGKLQEVTNLVKLCVELGRKCIVFADSHWMVEVIKRMVNTMGIGSKVAVHRAGLRPDERRRVEDSFKSGELQVVLATPTLELGIDIGDADFAVMATNPPSFIKYLQRAGRVGRRGQRAYVIQVLGDDPMSTYYANHPEEFYNRSPEPMFMEPNNDEVAVRHLLAMVKETAVKLSELDDYLRGLIVKLVNEGLVSIRGDRVFLTVDGLRTVNSFNVIRGNGDVVVIRRKGGGLVGYREMPMAIRELYPGAIYMHGGSTYKVLELDVKHRRAIVVPEDSGELITKALYNSNPTVVSVIEESRYKGIPIRYAILDIEEEVYGYVVKRMSSNETLGEYRLSEPIRYRFRTKGILLNMPPVNFSSVELRDFMEKGKAYHATEHVLISAGEVIVNAAPTDMGGVSYPTGHIVIYDSYPGGSGVTKLLMERIDKVIDVAYSIVTSCNCRDGCPRCVYSPYCGNNNRMLSRLNSIKVLEAVLKGEGGIDEPPPFEGSIP
- a CDS encoding DUF2192 domain-containing protein; its protein translation is MVEVKDLYKERVNVAVELWDKVLRGEIVSRGELVNLLTKYYDEHDIEPFRGLSKIDIYDKELATVYVVGVYGMGLVTQREVKENYGSIFKVELISDEAYGIIKNYNGDESKIALRNLIEDNQVLGDSLEEKVFRVYRLVYTGSVLGFMPEDDISRTYRVFYETFEPLRQRLVNYVKFYIATKIAEGIALGRFSNQNEIRIEKYAYCIRLGLEKCAPNNRLIHEIAASVYKVPPNIINRLVPLVKRSSKSSLIPKAY
- the argC gene encoding N-acetyl-gamma-glutamyl-phosphate reductase encodes the protein MRRACIIGASGVIGGELLRLLLDHGNVEVVCATSRRFAGEFIYRIHPNLRGFTNLKFTQPSIDAVLKNEADVVFLALPHGESVKWVPKVVESGLLAIDLSADFRLKNPDDYVKWYHWPQPHPYPDLLKAAAYGLPELHRDEIKGSRIIAVPGCMATASIVSLAPLVKGHLINSDFIVVDAKIASSGAGAEGTVLDFHWHRTHVVRPYQPVGHRHTAEIEQELSLLAGSQVNVAFTPHAVDMVRGIFVTGHAKLSGSLNEPDLWKAYRGMYGNEKFIRIVKDKAGLAHYPSVKYVVGTNMIDVGFELDQRLNRVVVFSAIDNLIRGAAGQAIQSFNINQGFPEDEGLRFITPYPV